In Anabrus simplex isolate iqAnaSimp1 chromosome 12, ASM4041472v1, whole genome shotgun sequence, a genomic segment contains:
- the LOC136884467 gene encoding cyclin-L1, with the protein MANSKPEDASVISNVVKKPYGGVILTLENCLLPKEKLFPTPSYIDGLEQETETDLRILGCELIQTAGILLKLPQVAMATGQVLFQRFYYSKSFVRHAMETTAMGCVCLASKIEEAPRRIRDVINVFHHIKQVRGQKTIQPMLLDQNYIALKNQVIKAERRVLKELGFCVHVKHPHKLIVMYLQVLGFERHQNLMQLAWNYMNDSLRTDVFVQYQPETVACACIYLTARRLGIPLPRSPSWYAVFRVKEPDIVDICYKILKLYTRPKCNTEMLEKRIEELRRQYQEARQKARTNNNAVVGTARSNSPNSPPAQVHNAHKVSPRRQSKRERSLSRSRSRSRSHSYERRSRKRNRNGRSYSRSVSVSPHKIHHAREKVRHRSRSRKRRHNDYDRSYHKSGSRHKSRSTDRRKERR; encoded by the coding sequence ATGGCTAATTCTAAACCAGAAGATGCCAGTGTGATATCGAATGTTGTTAAGAAACCTTATGGTGGAGTTATCTTAACCTTGGAAAACTGTCTTTTACCCAAAGAGAAACTCTTTCCAACACCATCTTATATAGATGGTTTGGAACAAGAAACAGAGACTGATTTGAGAATATTAGGTTGCGAATTAATTCAGACTGCAGGTATATTGTTAAAACTGCCCCAAGTAGCAATGGCTACTGGTCAAGTTCTGTTCCAGCGTTTTTATTACTCAAAGTCATTTGTCCGCCATGCCATGGAAACTACTGCAATGGGTTGTGTTTGTTTAGCATCTAAAATTGAAGAAGCTCCACGTAGAATTAGAGATGTCATCAATGTGTTCCATCATATAAAGCAAGTTCGAGGACAAAAGACTATTCAGCCTATGTTGTTAGACCAGAATTACATTGCATTAAAAAATCAGGTTATTAAGGCTGAGCGGAGAGTATTGAAGGAACTAGGTTTTTGTGTTCATGTGAAGCATCCTCATAAATTAATTGTGATGTATCTCCAAGTTTTAGGATTTGAAAGACATCAGAATCTGATGCAGTTAGCTTGGAATTATATGAATGATTCTTTAAGGACGGATGTTTTTGTGCAGTATCAACCAGAAACTGTTGCGTGTGCTTGTATTTACTTGACAGCACGTCGTCTGGGAATCCCTCTGCCACGATCACCATCATGGTACGCCGTTTTTCGTGTGAAGGAGCCTGACATTGTGGACATTTGCTATAAAATACTGAAACTCTATACGAGGCCCAAATGTAACACAGAAATGCTGGAGAAACGCATTGAAGAACTGCGTCGACAGTACCAGGAGGCACGCCAGAAAGCACGTACCAACAATAATGCTGTTGTTGGTACAGCAAGAAGTAATAGTCCCAATTCTCCGCCTGCACAAGTTCACAACGCTCACAAGGTATCCCCCCGTCGCCAGAGCAAACGAGAACGATCTCTTTCACGCTCAAGGTCGAGATCTCGTTCTCATTCATACGAACGTCGAAGCAGGAAGAGGAACAGGAATGGACGAAGTTATTCAAGGTCTGTTAGTGTTTCACCCCACAAGATTCACCATGCCCGGGAGAAAGTTCGCCATCGTTCAAGAAGTCGGAAGAGGCGGCACAATGATTATGACCGTTCATATCACAAGTCGGGAAGTAGACATAAGTCGCGGAGTACTGACAGACGTAAGGAGCGGAGATGA